In Candidatus Dormiibacterota bacterium, the sequence GGAGCCTGGCGATGTCGACGACGCGGCCGTACTGGATGAGGCGGAGCAGGTGGGGCGGCCAGTCGAGCAGGCCCGCGCGGCGCAGCGCCAGCGCCGCGAGGCTCCCGCCCACCGGGGGGATCACGGGGAGGCAGCGACGGCCCAGGATCCTGGCCGCCTGCGAGAGGATCACCACCCCCGGTCCGGAGACGTTGTAGGCGCCCGGGTGGCTCTCGACGGTGGCGCGGTAGAGCGCCTCGACCGCGTCCTCCTCGTGGAGGAACTGCAGCCGGGGGTCGAAGCCGAGCACGGTGGGAACCGCGGGGAGGCCGAAGTACGCCTGGAAGGGGGTCTGGAGCAGCGGGCCGAGCACGTTGGTGAAGCGGAGCACGGTCACCGTCGCCCCCGGCTGGCGGAGCGCGAAGTCGCGGACGTACGACTCGACCTCGACGATGTCGCGGCTGAAGGCGTCCTGTGGCGGGGTCCGCCGGGTCATGTCCTCGGTCCACACCGAGGGGTCGTCGGGCTCGCTCCCGTAGATCGCGGTGCTCGACTTCACCAGCAGCTTGCGCACCGGGCTGTCGGCGCCGCTGCACGCCGCCAGCAGGTTCATGCTGCCGATCACGTTGGTCTCGTGCGCCACCCGGGCGCTGGTGCGCCGCGGGTCGACGATCAGGTTGGTGTGCACCACGGTGTCGATGCCGAGGGCGCGCACCAGCTTGCCGACCAGGCTGTGGCGGAGGTCGGCGCGGATGAAGTCGGTGCGGGCGAGGTCGTGGGCGGGCTCGCGGACGTCGATGCCCACGATCTGCTCGACCATGGGGTCGGCCTCGAGGCGCTGGGCGAGCTCGTAGCCCCAGAACCGGCTGATCCCGGTGATGAGGACCCGCTGGCGGCGCATCTGTCTCCCCTGGGCGCTGATCCGGCGATGGTACCAGCGCCCTCTCCGCGCGCCCCTTCGAGTTCGGCGTGTCGGTTCCAGAAGGGTCCTGTAACCACCCCGTGGCCGTGCCCTGTACTCCGTTGCGATAGCTCCGTTCGCACACTTTGCACTGATGGACCGCCTCACCTCCACACCCACCCTGGACCTCCTCAGCAGCCACGACCCGACTGATCAGGCACCTGCCGGCGAGACCACGATCCTCGTGATCGACGACGACCCCACCATGGGCACGATGCTGACCATGCTCGGCCGCGAGCACGGCTTCACCGTCCAGGTGGCCACCGACGGCTTCGAAGGACTGCGTCTCGCCGAACAGTCCGACGCCGACCTCATCGTCCTGGATCTCAACCTGCCCCGCCTGACCGGCCTCGACGTCTGCCGCCGCATCCGCGCCGCAGGGATCGAGGTGCCCATCCTCATGGTGTCGGCGAACCACGACGTCGTCGACGTCGTCGTCGGTCTCGAGATCGGCGCCGACGACTACGTCACCAAGCCCTTCGAGCTGCGCGAGCTCGCGGCCCGGATCGGCGCCCAGCTGCGCCGCCAGCGTCGCAGCGCCGCCCAGGTGCGCCCCGGCCGCCTGAAGTTCCCCGGCCTGGTGATCGACTTCGGCCGCCACGAGGTGCTGCGCGACGGCGAGGCGGTGGGACTCACCCCGACCGAGTTCAACCTGCTCGCCCTGCTCGCCACCCGCCCCGGCCGCGTCGTCTCCCGCGCCGAGATGATCCAGCAGGTGTGGGGCCAGGGCGCCGAACTCGACGCCCGCAGCGTCGACGCCCACGTCTACCGGCTGCGCCGCAAGATCGAGCCGAACAACGAGCATCCGACGTATGTGCACGCCGTGCCCGGTGTCGGGTACCGGTTCGACTACCGGCCGGTGGGGGGCTCTCTGACACCGGCGTAGCCCCCGGCCTCCGGTGGGGGATCCGTGAGGCTGCGGTTCTGCCACCGTGTCGTCACCCGGGGAGGCCACGCCTCCCCCGGGTCACGGATAGATGCCCCGTACCTCGGTGGCCCTCGCCACCCGGTCGACCGCGACGCGGTAGGCGGCGTCGCGGAGGCTGATGCCGTGCTCGGCGGCGGTGCGGCCGACGTGGTCGTGGGCGCGGCGCATCACGTCCTCGAGGCGGCGCATCACCTCGCGTTCCTCCCAGAAGAGCGCCTGCAGGTCCTGCACCCACTCGAAGTACGAGACCACCACGCCGCCGGCGCTGGCGAGGATGTCGGGGATCACCACGATGCCGGCGGCGTCGAGCACGGGGTCGGCGTCGGGGGTGATGGCGGCGTTGGCGCCCTCGGCGATGAGACGGGCGCGCACCCGTCCGGCGTTGCCGGCATGGATCTGCGCCTGCACCGCGGCGGGGACGAGCACGTCGACCTCGAGCTCGAGCACGTCGGCGGGACCGATCACCTCGCCCGCGCCGCTCTCCGCGACGCTGCCGCCGCCGCGCACGTGGGCGGCGAGCGCGGGCACGTCGAGGCCCTCGGGGCGGTGCACGCCGCCGCGACTGTCCGTGACCGCGATCACTCTGAGCCCCGCCTCGGCGAGGCTCAGCGCGCACTCCGCGCCCACGTGCCCGAAACCCTGGAGCGCCACCGACGCGCCCACCGGGTCGATGCCGAGCTCCTGGAGTGACCACAACGTGACCATCGTCAGCCCGCGGGCGATCGCGGAGTCGCGGCCCGCCGTGCCACCGATGTCGATCGGCTTGCCGGTGACCGCGGCGGGCACCGAGTAGCCGGCGTTCATGGAGATGGTGTCCATCATCCAGGCCATGATCTGCGGCGTCGTCCCCATGTCGGGCGCGGGGATGTCCTTCTCGGGACCGATGAGGAGCGCGATCTCGGTGGTGAAGCGGCGGGTCAGCCGCTCCAGCTCGCCGATGCTGAGCCGGCGGGGGTCGCAGATCACCCCGCCCTTGGCACCGCCGAAGGGGAGGTCGACGACCGCCGACTTCCAGGTCATCACCATCGCGAGAGCGCGGATGTCGTCGACGGTGAGCCACGGCGCGTAGAGGATGCCGCCCTTGGCCGGGCCCCGGACGATGTTGTGCTGCACCCGGAAACCGGTGAACACCGTGTGGCTGCCGTCGTCGAAGGCCACCGGGAAGTGGACGACGAGCTCGCGCTTGATCTCGCGGAGCACCGCGCGGATGCCGCCGTCGAGCCCGAGAGCGGCGGCGGCGGCGTCGACGCGGCGCTGCGCGTCGGCGAAGGCGGAGGTGGTGGAGGCCACAGCGCTCAGTCCCGGCCGCCGGGCGGCCGCGTGCGCGGCGACGTCTCGCCGAGGGCGGCGTCGAGCGCGTCGACGCGCGCGGCGAGCTCGTCCACCCGCCGTCCCAGCGCCTCGACCTCCTCGGCGGTGGCGATGTTCAGGTTGTGCAGGCCGGTGGTGACGACGTCGTCGACGCGGCTCTCGAGATGCTGGGTGGTGCTCGCCAGGCTGTCGGTGGCGCGCTGCCGGAGCTCGCGTGGCAGCGCCAGCGAGGCGCGCACCATGGCGATGAGCTGCTCGCCCCGCTCGCGCACCGCGTCGACGAGCAGGGGCTCGGGCTGCGGCCCCCGGCGCTGGCGCTCGAGGTCGAGCAGGATCTGGCTCAGGGTCACCGCGGTGATGTCCTCGCCGCTGGTCCGATCGACCACCCGGACGTCGTGGCCCTCGCGCAGCAGCTCGGCGATCACGTCCAGGGTCACGTAGCGGCGTGAGTGGGTGTCGTAGAGCTTGCGGTTGGCGTACTTCTTGATGACGTGCGTTTCCAGCGCCCGCACTCCTCTATTCGGGCCTCCCCCGATCGGCGCCGACTATACGGGAGCCGATGGCCGTACGCCCATCCACCCGCTGTCGCAGCGCCCGCGCGACCCGGTGCGCCCGGTCCCGCGGTCCCGGCGCGCGGTCGCCGCTGTGCTCGCGGTGTGCACCGTCGCGACCTCGCGGCGCGCACAGGCAGACCCCCGAGACCGCCGGCCAGTCGTCACCGCGACGGTGTGCGCGCAGTCGCGGCGGCGCCGGCGCCGGCGGTCGGAAGCACCCTGGTTTGACATTGCTGTGTACATCGACCATGCTATGCGCGAACTGCACAGGGCAGCGTGTTTTCTCCACGTCCTGTCAGATACGCGAACCGTGGCGATCGCCTGACGATCGCACCATCGGAGGCCCAGCAAACATGGCGAGGACTAGACGGACGACGGGGGTACCCGCAACCGTCACGCGGACTGTGAAGCGCGTGACCGGGACCACCCGCAGAAGCGCCCCCGGGGGTGACCTGGTGAAGGCGGTCCAGGGTCTGGTGAAGGCACTTCCCATCTCCGATCTCGACAAGCGTCTTGCCGCACTCGAGAAATCGGTGCAGCGGCTCGAGAGCGAGATCCGCAAGGCGGTCGAGCGGATCGGTGGAGCGGTGCGCCGCGGCACCGGCGCCACCGCCACGACTGCACGCCGCGCCACCACGACGACGGCGCGCCGGGCGACTGCGGGCACCACGCGGCGGACGACCACCGCTCGCGCCACCGGCACCCGCGCCACCGGCACCCGCGCCACCGGCACCCGTGCCACCGGCACCCGTGCCACCGGCACCCGCGCCACCGGCACCCGTGCGACCGGCACCCGTGCGACCGGCACCCGGGCGACCGGCACCCGCGCGACCGGCACTCGCGCCACCAGCACCCGGGCGACCGGCACCCGCCGCACCACCGCCACCACGGCGGCGAAGCCGGCGGCCACCCGGCGCACCACCACCCGGCGCGCCGCCGCCACCACCGCGACCGCCGCGCCGAAGCCGACCACCCGTCGCACCAGCACGCGGCGCGCCGCGGCCGCCACGGCGGCCGGGAGCACCACGCCGGCGACGACCACGCGCCGCACCGGCACCCGCCGCGCCGCGGCCACCGCCACCGCGGCGAGCACCGCGCCGAAGCGCGCCACCACCCGCCGGGGCACCCGTCGCAGCGGCACCACCGCGGCGGCTCCGCTGCCCGCGGCGCCGACGGCACCCGCGACGACCTCCTGAGGCCCTGAGACCCTCGGGGACCGAGCAGCCCTCGCCCATCGGGGCGGGGGCTGCTGTCGTTTCAGGCCGCAGCAGCGGCGCCGGCTACCCCGCGGGGCGCGGACGTGCGGCGGCGCAGTCGCGCAGCACCGTCCGCAGCACCCTGCCGGCACGGCGCACCGCTCCGGCGTCGACGCCGAGATGGGTCATGCAGCGGAGCAGCTGAGGGTCCATCACCGAGGCGAGCACGCCCTGGGCGGCGGCCCGTTCCGCCACCTCGACCGCCGCTGCCGCGGTCTCGAGCAGGACGATGTTCGTCGGCACCGCCGGGCGGATCACCCGCACCCCGGGGGCGTCGCTGAGCAGGTCGGCGAGCAGGCGGGCGTGAGCATGGTCCTCGGCGAGCCGGTCGACGTTGTGCTCGAGCGCGTGGAGTGCGGCGGCGGCGATGACCCCAGCCTGGCGCATCCCTCCGCCGAGCCGCTTGCGCCAGCGCCGGGCCTCGTCGACGGTCTCGACGGCGCCGGCCAGCGCCGAGCCCACCGGTGCGCCGAGGCCCTTGCTGAAGCAGACCGAGACGCTGTCGCAGTGCTCCACCAGGCTGGCCGCGGGGCAGTCGAGGGCGATCGCGGCGTTGAAGATGCGCGCTCCGTCGCAGTGCACCGCAATGCCGTGACGGTGGGCCGCCTCCGCCGCCTCGGCGACCGCGGAGGCGGGGACGGCGAGGCCGCCGCGACGGTTGTGGGTGTTCTCCAGGGCGAGCAGACGCGAGCGCGGGTGATGGATGTTGGGGAGGCGCACCGCGGCCTCCACCATCGCCGAGGTGGGCACCCCGCCGGAGGCCGCGACGGTGCGCAGCTGCACTCCGGCGACCACCGCCGCGCCCGCCACCTCGTACACGACCAGGTGGGCCTCGGCGTCGCTGATCACCTCGTCGCCGGGGCGGGTCTGCGCCGCCACCGCACAGAGGTTGGCCATCGTGCCGCTGGGGACGTACAGGGCGGCGGCCTTGCCGAGCATCGCCGCGATGGTCTCCTCGAGGCGGCGCACGGTCGGGTCCTCGCCCCAGACGTCGTCGCCGACCTCCGCCTCCGCCATCGCCCGTCGCATCGCCCGGTCGGGGACGGTGAAGGTGTCGCTGCGGAGATCGACGCGGCTCTCAGGCATGGGACGGAATAGTCTCACGGGTCACGCCGCGCTGATCCGTCCCCGAGTGAAGCGGACCCGGTTGCGGCCCTCGCGCTTGGCCTCGTAGAGGGCGGCATCGGCGCGCTCCAGCAGCCGCTCGGCGCCGCCACCACGGACCTCGGGGAAGGCGACGCCGCCGATGCTGACCCCCAGCCGGATCGGGGCGCGCGCGGCTCCCACCCGCACCTCCACCGCGGTCACCGCGGCCCGGATCTTCTCGGCCACGTCGCGGGCGTCGCGCCCCCGGGTATTGGCCATGACGATCACAAACTCGTCGCCGGAGAGGCGGGCGGCGAGATCGGAGCGGCGGATCGTCGACGACAGGGTGCGAGCGAAGGCCCGGAGCGCCTCGTCGCCGGCGGCGTGGCCGTGGGTGTCGTTGATCTCCTTGAGCCGGTCGAGGTCGAGCATCAGCACCGACAGCGGCGCGTTGGCCCGCTCGGCGATCGCCAGCTGCCGCTCCAGGTGCTCGACCAGCGAGCGCCGGTTCGGCAGCCCGGTGAGCGGGTCGGTGCTCGCCTCCATGGTGCGCACCGAGAGGATGCGGTCGCGCTCGACCGCGAGCGCCAGCCGCTCGGCGGCGTCGGCGAGCTGCACCCGGTCGGCGTCGATGAAGCCGCGGGGACGGTCGGCGATGACCACCACCCCGCGAAGCCCGCTGCCCATGAGCAGCGGCGCGGCGCAGAGCCGTCGCATCCCGCAGCGGGCCTCCTCGCTCT encodes:
- a CDS encoding polyhydroxyalkanoate synthesis regulator DNA-binding domain-containing protein: MRALETHVIKKYANRKLYDTHSRRYVTLDVIAELLREGHDVRVVDRTSGEDITAVTLSQILLDLERQRRGPQPEPLLVDAVRERGEQLIAMVRASLALPRELRQRATDSLASTTQHLESRVDDVVTTGLHNLNIATAEEVEALGRRVDELAARVDALDAALGETSPRTRPPGGRD
- a CDS encoding response regulator transcription factor; the protein is MDRLTSTPTLDLLSSHDPTDQAPAGETTILVIDDDPTMGTMLTMLGREHGFTVQVATDGFEGLRLAEQSDADLIVLDLNLPRLTGLDVCRRIRAAGIEVPILMVSANHDVVDVVVGLEIGADDYVTKPFELRELAARIGAQLRRQRRSAAQVRPGRLKFPGLVIDFGRHEVLRDGEAVGLTPTEFNLLALLATRPGRVVSRAEMIQQVWGQGAELDARSVDAHVYRLRRKIEPNNEHPTYVHAVPGVGYRFDYRPVGGSLTPA
- a CDS encoding Glu/Leu/Phe/Val dehydrogenase, whose amino-acid sequence is MASTTSAFADAQRRVDAAAAALGLDGGIRAVLREIKRELVVHFPVAFDDGSHTVFTGFRVQHNIVRGPAKGGILYAPWLTVDDIRALAMVMTWKSAVVDLPFGGAKGGVICDPRRLSIGELERLTRRFTTEIALLIGPEKDIPAPDMGTTPQIMAWMMDTISMNAGYSVPAAVTGKPIDIGGTAGRDSAIARGLTMVTLWSLQELGIDPVGASVALQGFGHVGAECALSLAEAGLRVIAVTDSRGGVHRPEGLDVPALAAHVRGGGSVAESGAGEVIGPADVLELEVDVLVPAAVQAQIHAGNAGRVRARLIAEGANAAITPDADPVLDAAGIVVIPDILASAGGVVVSYFEWVQDLQALFWEEREVMRRLEDVMRRAHDHVGRTAAEHGISLRDAAYRVAVDRVARATEVRGIYP
- a CDS encoding NAD-dependent epimerase/dehydratase family protein encodes the protein MRRQRVLITGISRFWGYELAQRLEADPMVEQIVGIDVREPAHDLARTDFIRADLRHSLVGKLVRALGIDTVVHTNLIVDPRRTSARVAHETNVIGSMNLLAACSGADSPVRKLLVKSSTAIYGSEPDDPSVWTEDMTRRTPPQDAFSRDIVEVESYVRDFALRQPGATVTVLRFTNVLGPLLQTPFQAYFGLPAVPTVLGFDPRLQFLHEEDAVEALYRATVESHPGAYNVSGPGVVILSQAARILGRRCLPVIPPVGGSLAALALRRAGLLDWPPHLLRLIQYGRVVDIARLRESFGWEPRRGSCEVLHDYARGRRGEAVAALVSGGEPEVPGPGRPRLVQGVRRG
- a CDS encoding GntG family PLP-dependent aldolase, with product MPESRVDLRSDTFTVPDRAMRRAMAEAEVGDDVWGEDPTVRRLEETIAAMLGKAAALYVPSGTMANLCAVAAQTRPGDEVISDAEAHLVVYEVAGAAVVAGVQLRTVAASGGVPTSAMVEAAVRLPNIHHPRSRLLALENTHNRRGGLAVPASAVAEAAEAAHRHGIAVHCDGARIFNAAIALDCPAASLVEHCDSVSVCFSKGLGAPVGSALAGAVETVDEARRWRKRLGGGMRQAGVIAAAALHALEHNVDRLAEDHAHARLLADLLSDAPGVRVIRPAVPTNIVLLETAAAAVEVAERAAAQGVLASVMDPQLLRCMTHLGVDAGAVRRAGRVLRTVLRDCAAARPRPAG